A part of Myxococcus landrumus genomic DNA contains:
- a CDS encoding trifunctional serine/threonine-protein kinase/ATP-binding protein/sensor histidine kinase: protein MDDGTPVILKVADASRPPSLANRLRHEFELTQALRLEGVLHPLVLEESRPGVSVLVLEGFGEKTLTQRLASERVDTRTGCRLAVALARAVGQLHAAGILHRDLQPASVLLGVDDTSVKLTGLTLATRRARTEVAPVAPDRLEGTLEYLSPEGTGRTHRSVDSRSDFYSLGVMLFELFTGRRPFADTDALGLIHAHVALPPPSPQALAPELPRTLANLILKLLAKSPEERYQSAYGLVADLQRCLDALEAHGTVPDFELGTKDVPERFAVPEKLYGRESQQAALRFAFERASSGRSGFVLVTGGAGMGKSALTGTLKRPVSEKHGLFVRGKYDQLLRDAPYSGIFEAFREVARSLLGEERLEDWRQRLLESLGGMGRLVVDAVPRMALVLGEQPPVPELDPAESELRFQLVLRKLMGALATPEHPLVIVLDDLQWADSASLQLLRLLLSDKGLNNLLVVGACRTEELGPEHPVEGLFQALREAGTPVQRVDLEPLSPEQLSRLVSDVFPAAAGQRDTQLDAVVFSLTEGNPFFAVQLLRAFYERGLVRFDAEGGGFRWDGGALRGQDFSDGVVALLTARIRELSPDAQALLPMAAALGHTFTSRNLAVVTEQSPRQAEATLDEIVQAGLVYPVGERLTDTERAESFQFAHDRVQQAALELTPASGHAEVHARIGRLLLSHTPPELMDEQLADIVNHFHLALPVLKDTEERHRVAALDLRAGRGAKSRGAWTAALRLLSTGRQLLGDEGWMKNRALAFDLHVEAAEAAYLAADFEQMERLAGAALTHAADQLEHVRVHLVRLQCHSHRGEHARAVDLGLEVLAKLGQHLPAQPKQPHVLAAVAKTKVLLGLRKPEDLESLPELKDPLLLATLRLMMKLSTAAFMSRPLLFPLIVLRTLQLSIRHGATGASAFGYVGYGLMLSVHLGNPEEGYRYGRLALKTLDRFGAESLRAMVHFVFNLFIRHWKEPLSTCIDDFFTGATKGQESGDIEYFAYNASAGCAASLIGRDGLAAHGPRVDHFLDLLASHQHKNVPFLQFTRHTLDQLTGAFTGDIEARERDILAPYHQLGYANGIASCDVMRTMRRWLWGDARGALESAAAVDAHAELIAGQIYLPWYKFFQGLALLQLHPTRGPLERIRASRAIDALRKQMRAWARIAPMNYAARSALLDAERARVDGRGKEAADGYDRAIRLAREHGLSLDEGVACEQAARFHLTAGRERVARAYLQEARDAYVRWGARAVASRLEREHPRLLTSVPAEPVHVEESAGTPLAALDMASVLKTARALSGEIVLDKLLRKIMTLLIENAGARRGFLILKRPEGLFIEAEGSVDGARVLLEHAVPVESSTALPASIVHYVVRTGETVILDDAAAEEPFSEDPYVRSAQPKSVLCSPLLKQGSLTGVLYLENDATRGAFTPERLEVLRLLSFQAAISLENAGLYASLEEYSHTLERRVDERTAELQAKNVELAGTLTRIQEMQRQLVAQEKLASLGSLTAGIAHELQNPLNFVNNFSELSAKLATELDGTLRGMMDRFDATTVEDVLETLEDLKQNSQRIQSHGRRASGIIKTMLRHSRRSEGSRSRADLNVLIRDSVNLAVQGLRARQGASAVETETDFDTSVGNVELVAGDISRLIINILDNAFYATVQKQHTAATGFVPRVQVTTRRRGDRVELRVRDNGSGIPLEIRERLFDPFFTTKPAGSGTGLGLSLCHDIVQEHQGDIRVDSIVGEYTEFIITIPAPPSSAIVA from the coding sequence GTGGATGACGGCACCCCGGTCATCCTGAAAGTCGCCGACGCTTCACGGCCCCCCTCCCTGGCGAATCGGCTCCGACACGAGTTCGAGCTGACCCAAGCCCTGCGCCTGGAGGGTGTCCTCCATCCCCTGGTCTTGGAGGAGTCGCGTCCCGGCGTGTCCGTCCTGGTGCTCGAAGGGTTTGGGGAGAAGACCCTCACCCAGCGGTTGGCATCGGAGCGCGTCGACACTCGCACGGGCTGCCGGCTCGCCGTCGCCCTCGCGCGGGCCGTGGGCCAGCTCCATGCCGCGGGCATCCTGCATCGCGACCTCCAGCCGGCCTCGGTGCTGCTGGGTGTGGACGACACGTCCGTGAAGCTGACCGGGCTCACCCTGGCCACGCGCCGGGCCCGCACGGAAGTGGCGCCCGTCGCCCCGGACCGCCTCGAAGGGACCCTCGAGTACCTGTCACCGGAAGGCACCGGACGCACGCACCGCAGCGTCGACTCTCGCAGCGACTTCTACTCGCTGGGCGTCATGCTGTTCGAGCTGTTCACGGGCCGCAGACCCTTCGCCGACACCGACGCGCTGGGCCTCATCCACGCGCACGTCGCCCTTCCACCACCTTCGCCTCAAGCGCTCGCGCCAGAGCTGCCTCGGACGCTTGCGAACCTCATCCTCAAGCTGTTGGCCAAGTCACCGGAGGAGCGCTACCAGAGCGCGTATGGACTGGTGGCGGACCTCCAGCGATGCCTCGATGCGCTGGAGGCACACGGCACGGTGCCCGACTTCGAGCTGGGCACGAAGGACGTCCCCGAACGCTTCGCGGTCCCCGAGAAGCTCTACGGCCGGGAGTCGCAGCAGGCCGCGCTGAGGTTCGCCTTCGAGCGTGCCTCCTCGGGCCGCTCCGGCTTCGTGCTCGTCACCGGCGGCGCGGGCATGGGGAAGTCCGCGCTCACGGGCACGCTCAAGCGTCCCGTCTCCGAGAAGCACGGCCTCTTCGTGCGCGGCAAGTACGACCAGCTCCTTCGAGACGCGCCCTACAGCGGCATCTTCGAGGCCTTCCGCGAGGTCGCCCGCAGCCTGCTCGGAGAAGAGCGGCTGGAGGATTGGCGTCAGCGGCTCCTCGAGTCACTGGGAGGCATGGGCCGCCTGGTGGTGGATGCGGTGCCTCGCATGGCGCTGGTGCTCGGAGAACAGCCGCCCGTTCCCGAGCTGGACCCCGCCGAGTCGGAGCTCCGGTTCCAGCTCGTGTTGCGCAAGTTGATGGGCGCGCTCGCGACGCCCGAACATCCACTCGTCATCGTGCTCGATGACCTCCAGTGGGCGGACAGCGCGAGCCTCCAGTTGCTGCGGCTGCTGTTGTCGGACAAGGGCCTCAACAACCTGCTCGTCGTCGGTGCCTGCCGCACGGAGGAGCTGGGCCCCGAACATCCCGTGGAGGGACTGTTCCAGGCGCTGCGAGAGGCTGGCACACCCGTGCAGCGCGTGGACCTGGAGCCCCTCTCTCCGGAGCAACTGTCGCGGCTGGTGAGCGACGTCTTCCCCGCGGCGGCGGGACAGCGGGACACGCAGCTGGACGCGGTGGTGTTCTCGCTGACGGAGGGCAATCCCTTCTTCGCGGTGCAGCTCCTGCGCGCGTTCTACGAGCGAGGGCTCGTGCGCTTCGACGCGGAGGGCGGCGGGTTCCGCTGGGACGGAGGCGCGCTGCGAGGACAGGACTTCAGCGACGGCGTGGTCGCGCTGCTCACGGCCCGCATCCGCGAACTGAGTCCCGATGCACAGGCCTTGTTGCCCATGGCCGCGGCGCTCGGTCATACGTTCACCTCGCGCAACCTCGCGGTCGTCACGGAGCAGTCACCCCGGCAGGCGGAGGCGACCCTCGACGAAATCGTCCAGGCGGGCCTCGTCTACCCCGTGGGCGAGCGCCTCACGGACACCGAGCGCGCGGAAAGCTTCCAGTTCGCGCATGACCGCGTCCAGCAGGCCGCGCTCGAGCTCACTCCCGCGAGCGGACACGCGGAGGTCCACGCACGCATCGGCCGGCTGCTCCTGAGCCACACGCCGCCCGAGCTGATGGACGAGCAGCTCGCGGACATCGTCAACCACTTCCACCTGGCGCTGCCCGTGTTGAAGGACACGGAGGAGCGGCACCGCGTGGCGGCGCTGGACCTGCGCGCGGGACGTGGAGCCAAGTCGCGCGGCGCATGGACCGCCGCGCTGCGGCTGTTGTCGACGGGTCGGCAGCTCCTGGGCGATGAAGGTTGGATGAAGAACCGAGCGCTCGCCTTCGACCTGCACGTCGAGGCCGCCGAGGCCGCCTATCTCGCCGCCGACTTCGAGCAGATGGAGCGGCTGGCCGGAGCGGCGCTCACCCACGCGGCGGACCAGCTTGAACACGTGCGTGTGCACCTGGTGCGCCTCCAGTGCCACTCCCACCGAGGCGAGCACGCGCGCGCGGTAGACCTGGGCCTGGAAGTGCTCGCGAAGCTGGGCCAACACCTGCCCGCGCAGCCCAAGCAACCCCACGTCCTGGCCGCCGTGGCGAAGACCAAGGTGCTGCTGGGGCTGCGCAAGCCCGAGGACCTGGAGTCCCTGCCCGAGCTGAAGGACCCGCTGCTCCTGGCGACGCTGCGACTGATGATGAAGCTGTCCACGGCCGCGTTCATGTCGCGGCCCCTGCTCTTCCCGCTCATCGTGCTGCGCACCCTGCAGCTCTCCATTCGCCATGGCGCGACGGGGGCCTCGGCGTTCGGGTACGTGGGCTACGGGTTGATGCTCAGCGTCCACCTCGGCAACCCCGAGGAGGGCTACCGCTACGGGCGGCTCGCGCTGAAGACCCTGGACCGCTTCGGCGCGGAGAGCCTGCGCGCCATGGTGCACTTCGTCTTCAACCTGTTCATCCGCCACTGGAAGGAGCCGCTGTCGACGTGCATCGACGACTTCTTCACCGGCGCGACCAAGGGACAGGAGTCGGGCGACATCGAGTACTTCGCGTACAACGCGAGCGCGGGTTGTGCAGCGTCCCTCATCGGCCGGGATGGCCTTGCCGCGCATGGTCCCCGGGTCGACCACTTCCTGGACCTGCTCGCATCGCACCAGCACAAGAACGTGCCGTTCCTCCAGTTCACCCGGCACACGCTCGACCAGCTCACCGGGGCCTTCACGGGAGACATCGAGGCCCGGGAGCGGGACATCCTCGCTCCGTACCATCAGCTCGGGTACGCCAACGGCATCGCCTCCTGCGACGTCATGCGCACCATGCGCCGCTGGCTGTGGGGTGATGCGCGAGGCGCGCTCGAGAGCGCAGCAGCGGTGGATGCCCACGCGGAGCTCATCGCCGGGCAGATCTACCTGCCCTGGTACAAGTTCTTCCAGGGCCTGGCGCTGCTCCAGCTCCACCCCACTCGCGGGCCCTTGGAGCGCATCCGCGCGTCACGCGCCATCGACGCGCTCCGCAAGCAGATGCGAGCCTGGGCACGCATCGCCCCCATGAACTACGCGGCGCGCTCGGCGCTGCTGGACGCGGAGCGCGCCCGCGTGGATGGACGCGGGAAAGAGGCCGCGGACGGTTATGACCGCGCCATCCGCCTGGCGCGCGAGCATGGCCTGTCGCTCGACGAAGGTGTCGCGTGCGAGCAGGCCGCGCGCTTCCACCTCACCGCTGGACGTGAGCGTGTGGCGCGTGCCTATCTCCAGGAAGCACGCGATGCCTATGTCCGCTGGGGCGCGCGCGCCGTCGCCTCGCGGCTGGAGCGAGAACATCCGCGCCTGTTGACCTCCGTCCCCGCGGAGCCCGTGCACGTCGAGGAGTCCGCGGGCACGCCGTTGGCCGCGCTGGACATGGCCTCCGTGCTGAAGACGGCGCGAGCGCTGTCCGGCGAAATCGTCCTGGACAAGCTCCTGCGCAAAATCATGACGCTTCTCATCGAGAACGCGGGCGCGCGCCGGGGCTTCCTCATCCTCAAGCGGCCCGAGGGGCTCTTCATCGAAGCGGAAGGCTCCGTCGACGGAGCCCGCGTGTTGCTGGAGCACGCCGTGCCCGTGGAGTCGTCCACCGCGCTGCCGGCCTCCATCGTCCACTACGTCGTGCGCACCGGCGAGACGGTGATTCTCGACGACGCCGCCGCGGAGGAGCCCTTCTCAGAGGACCCCTATGTCCGCAGCGCACAGCCCAAGTCCGTGCTGTGCAGCCCGCTGTTGAAGCAGGGCTCGCTCACGGGCGTGCTGTACCTGGAGAACGACGCGACGCGCGGAGCCTTCACGCCCGAGCGGCTGGAAGTGCTGCGTCTGTTGTCCTTCCAGGCCGCCATCTCCCTGGAGAACGCGGGCCTCTACGCGAGCCTGGAGGAGTACAGCCACACGCTGGAGCGTCGCGTCGATGAGCGCACCGCCGAGCTCCAGGCCAAGAACGTGGAGCTCGCGGGAACACTCACTCGCATCCAGGAGATGCAGCGACAGCTCGTCGCGCAGGAGAAGCTGGCCTCGCTGGGCTCGCTCACGGCGGGCATCGCCCACGAGCTGCAGAACCCGCTCAACTTCGTGAACAACTTCTCGGAGCTCTCCGCGAAGCTGGCCACCGAGCTGGACGGCACGCTGCGGGGGATGATGGACCGGTTCGACGCCACGACGGTGGAGGACGTCCTCGAGACGCTGGAGGACCTGAAGCAGAACTCCCAGCGCATCCAGTCCCACGGCCGCCGCGCGTCCGGCATCATCAAGACGATGCTGCGCCACTCGCGCCGCTCGGAGGGCTCGCGCAGCCGCGCGGACCTGAACGTCCTGATTCGCGACAGCGTCAACCTGGCCGTGCAGGGCCTGCGGGCCCGACAGGGAGCCTCCGCCGTGGAGACGGAGACGGACTTCGACACGTCCGTGGGCAACGTCGAGCTGGTCGCGGGCGACATCAGCCGCCTCATCATCAACATCCTCGACAACGCCTTCTACGCCACCGTGCAGAAGCAACACACCGCGGCCACGGGCTTCGTGCCGCGTGTCCAGGTCACCACGCGGCGACGGGGAGACCGCGTGGAGCTGCGCGTGCGGGACAACGGCTCGGGAATCCCCCTGGAGATTCGCGAGCGACTCTTCGACCCGTTCTTCACCACCAAGCCCGCGGGTTCGGGCACGGGCCTGGGGCTGTCGCTCTGCCACGACATCGTCCAGGAGCACCAGGGCGACATCCGGGTGGACAGCATCGTCGGCGAGTACACCGAGTTCATCATCACCATCCCCGCCCCTCCCTCGAGCGCCATCGTCGCCTGA
- the clpX gene encoding ATP-dependent Clp protease ATP-binding subunit ClpX has product MKKEHHVNLSCSFCGKSQREVRKLIAGPTVYICDECIKLCNDIIADENEREEGKPQVSLPTPSEIKAFLDDYVIGQDQAKKVLAVAVYNHYKRIYQKKPSARPRPGVKSPSGDDVELSKSNILLIGPTGSGKTLLAQSLARFLNVPFTIADATSLTEAGYVGEDVENIIQNLLHNADYDVEKAARGIVYIDEIDKIARKGDMPSATRDVGGEGVQQALLKIIEGTRANVTPRGGKKYNQQEYVQVDTTNILFICGGAFHGIDGVIKRRVGEKGLGFGAKITHREDRSVGELLALTEPEDLMKFGMIPEFIGRLPMIATLNDLKEEDLVTILAQPKNALVKQYQKLFEFEKVKLTFTKEALRAIAREAMRRHSGARGLRAILEDAMLEIMYDIPFREGVKECKITETVITRREPPQLVMEKEKKTA; this is encoded by the coding sequence GTGAAGAAGGAGCACCACGTCAACCTGTCCTGCTCGTTCTGCGGAAAATCGCAGCGCGAGGTCCGCAAGCTCATCGCGGGACCGACGGTCTACATCTGCGATGAGTGCATCAAGCTCTGCAACGACATCATCGCGGACGAGAACGAGCGCGAGGAGGGCAAGCCGCAGGTCAGCTTGCCGACGCCTTCGGAAATCAAGGCGTTTCTCGATGACTATGTCATCGGGCAGGACCAGGCGAAGAAGGTCCTCGCGGTCGCGGTCTACAACCACTACAAGCGCATCTACCAGAAGAAGCCCTCGGCACGGCCGCGTCCCGGCGTGAAGAGCCCTTCGGGTGACGATGTGGAGTTGAGCAAGAGCAACATCCTGCTCATCGGCCCCACGGGCAGCGGCAAGACGCTGCTGGCCCAGTCGCTCGCGCGCTTCCTCAACGTCCCGTTCACCATCGCCGACGCCACCAGCCTCACCGAGGCCGGCTACGTGGGCGAGGACGTCGAGAACATCATCCAGAACCTCCTCCACAACGCCGACTACGACGTGGAGAAGGCTGCGCGCGGCATCGTCTACATCGACGAGATCGACAAGATCGCGCGCAAGGGTGACATGCCCAGCGCCACCCGAGACGTGGGCGGCGAGGGTGTGCAGCAGGCGCTGCTGAAGATCATCGAGGGCACTCGCGCCAACGTCACCCCCCGCGGTGGCAAGAAGTACAACCAGCAGGAGTACGTTCAGGTCGACACGACGAACATCCTGTTCATCTGCGGCGGTGCCTTCCATGGCATCGACGGCGTCATCAAGCGCCGCGTGGGTGAGAAGGGCCTGGGCTTCGGCGCGAAGATCACCCACCGCGAGGATCGCAGCGTGGGCGAGCTCCTGGCGCTGACCGAGCCGGAAGACCTGATGAAGTTCGGGATGATTCCCGAGTTCATCGGCCGTCTGCCGATGATCGCCACGCTCAATGACTTGAAGGAAGAGGACCTGGTCACCATCCTCGCCCAACCGAAGAACGCGCTGGTGAAGCAGTACCAGAAGCTCTTCGAGTTCGAGAAGGTGAAGCTCACCTTCACGAAGGAGGCGCTGCGCGCCATCGCCCGCGAGGCGATGCGCCGTCACTCCGGAGCGCGTGGTCTGCGCGCCATCCTGGAGGACGCGATGTTGGAGATCATGTACGACATCCCGTTCCGCGAGGGCGTGAAGGAGTGCAAGATCACCGAGACGGTCATCACCCGTCGCGAACCGCCCCAGCTCGTCATGGAGAAGGAGAAGAAGACGGCCTAG